The Cellulomonas sp. P24 genome contains a region encoding:
- a CDS encoding ABC transporter permease yields the protein MSALVATETADLEAPPRRRGFPGVALIRSTHGLQRAMLLSGLVVIVVFVVVAVFAPLIAPYGFNADRANGVIFGTQQPPSAAHWFGTTVGGQDVLSRVIFGARTALTVIVLAVAISLTVGAPLGVISGYVGGKVDRVLVLVTDALYAFPSLLLAIVVSIMITGGRSTPIGGIVAAALSITVVFVPQYFRVVRNQTVSVKHEPFVDAARITGAKPGRIMFRHVLPNVSQTIPVLATLNASEAILTLAGLGFLGFGIEPSAAAEWGYDLNKALSDATNGIWWTGIYPGLAIVVVVAGVTLVGESLNDILNPMLRTRGAGTTTADEQEILLADEPDGAGTDPVAGPDGTSTATTTTEQEDGR from the coding sequence ATGAGCGCCCTCGTCGCCACAGAGACCGCCGACCTGGAGGCGCCGCCCCGTCGGCGCGGCTTCCCCGGTGTCGCGCTGATCCGCTCCACGCACGGGCTCCAGCGCGCGATGCTGCTGAGCGGCCTCGTCGTCATCGTCGTGTTCGTCGTCGTCGCGGTCTTCGCGCCGTTGATCGCGCCGTACGGCTTCAATGCGGACCGTGCCAACGGCGTGATCTTCGGGACGCAGCAGCCGCCGTCGGCCGCGCACTGGTTCGGCACGACGGTCGGCGGCCAGGACGTGCTCTCGCGGGTGATCTTCGGTGCGCGCACCGCGCTGACCGTGATCGTGCTCGCCGTCGCGATCTCGCTCACCGTCGGTGCCCCGCTCGGGGTGATCTCCGGGTACGTGGGTGGCAAGGTCGACCGCGTCCTCGTCCTGGTCACCGACGCCCTCTACGCGTTCCCGTCCCTGCTGCTCGCGATCGTCGTCTCGATCATGATCACCGGCGGGCGCTCGACGCCGATCGGCGGCATCGTCGCGGCGGCACTGTCGATCACGGTCGTGTTCGTCCCGCAGTACTTCCGCGTCGTCCGCAACCAGACGGTCTCGGTCAAGCACGAGCCGTTCGTCGACGCCGCGCGGATCACCGGGGCGAAGCCCGGGCGGATCATGTTCCGCCACGTGCTGCCGAACGTCTCCCAGACCATCCCGGTGCTGGCCACGCTCAACGCGTCCGAGGCCATCCTGACCCTGGCAGGCCTCGGGTTCCTCGGCTTCGGCATCGAGCCGTCGGCCGCGGCCGAGTGGGGGTACGACCTCAACAAGGCCCTGTCCGACGCGACCAACGGCATCTGGTGGACCGGCATCTACCCGGGCCTCGCGATCGTCGTCGTCGTGGCCGGAGTCACCCTCGTCGGTGAGAGCCTCAACGACATCCTCAACCCGATGCTGCGCACACGCGGCGCCGGGACGACCACCGCGGACGAGCAGGAGATCCTGCTGGCGGACGAGCCCGACGGGGCCGGCACCGACCCCGTCGCAGGTCCCGACGGCACGTCGACGGCCACCACGACGACCGAGCAGGAGGACGGGCGATGA
- a CDS encoding ABC transporter permease, with translation MNVKILPRSPLVRYLLVRLALIVPTVWILVTVVFFFMRVIGDPITASQGGRLSAAQLAARRAAAGFDRPILQQYGEYLGNLLHGDFGTALTDHRKISEVLITNGAATLELTFWALIVAFIVGIPLGRLAARYRDKLPDVTIRTFAVLVYAAPVFFVGLLLKLLFSATLNWLPASGRASANVEIALNNVNPKTNVMIIDAILYGDPGYIADVLRHAILPALALGLLTAGVFIRLIRINLLETMRTDYVTAARARGVPERLVVRKHAFRNALVPVVTVMGMQIAIMLGGAILTETTFEWQGLGYVLSHYLLARDFVAVQGIVTAIAVVVAVSSFLIDVINALVDPRVRY, from the coding sequence ATGAACGTCAAGATCCTTCCCCGCAGTCCCCTGGTCAGGTACCTCCTGGTCCGCCTAGCGCTGATCGTCCCGACCGTGTGGATCCTGGTCACCGTCGTCTTCTTCTTCATGCGCGTGATCGGTGACCCCATCACCGCATCGCAGGGCGGGCGGCTCTCCGCCGCCCAGCTCGCCGCGCGGCGTGCAGCGGCCGGCTTCGACCGTCCGATCCTTCAGCAGTACGGCGAGTACCTCGGCAACCTCCTCCACGGAGACTTCGGGACCGCGCTGACCGACCACCGGAAGATCAGCGAGGTGCTGATCACCAACGGTGCGGCAACCCTCGAGCTGACGTTCTGGGCGCTGATCGTCGCGTTCATCGTCGGCATCCCGCTCGGTCGGCTCGCCGCGCGCTACCGCGACAAGCTGCCCGACGTCACGATCCGGACCTTCGCGGTGCTCGTGTACGCGGCGCCGGTGTTCTTCGTCGGCCTCCTGCTCAAGCTGCTCTTCTCCGCGACGCTCAACTGGCTGCCGGCCTCGGGTCGCGCCTCGGCCAACGTCGAGATCGCGCTGAACAACGTCAACCCCAAGACCAACGTGATGATCATCGACGCGATCCTGTACGGGGATCCGGGCTACATCGCCGACGTCCTGCGCCACGCGATCCTGCCCGCTCTCGCCCTCGGGCTGCTGACCGCCGGCGTGTTCATCCGTCTCATCCGGATCAACCTGCTCGAGACGATGCGCACGGACTACGTCACCGCGGCCCGCGCGCGCGGCGTCCCGGAGCGGCTGGTGGTCCGCAAGCACGCTTTCCGCAACGCCCTCGTCCCCGTCGTCACCGTCATGGGGATGCAGATCGCGATCATGCTCGGCGGCGCGATCCTCACCGAGACGACGTTCGAGTGGCAGGGCCTCGGCTACGTGCTCTCGCACTACCTGCTCGCACGCGACTTCGTCGCCGTCCAGGGCATCGTCACCGCGATCGCCGTCGTCGTGGCGGTGTCGAGCTTCCTGATCGATGTCATCAACGCACTCGTCGACCCGAGAGTGAGGTACTGA
- a CDS encoding ABC transporter substrate-binding protein: MKKSTHRLVTTVAAAATVALALSACGAGRTDSTSSTSGSTTAAGSTLLVGTTDKVTAIDPAGSYDNGSFNIETQVFPFLMSFKPGGAELAPDAAQSCKYTSDTVYTCVLRDGLKFANGDPINASTVKFSFDRQIAINDPNGPASLLGNLESVKAVDDKTVAFTLKTPNDQTFPQVLASPAGPIVDEKVFKADAILDDNAIVDAKAFAGPYTITSYKKNELVVLAKNPDYSGIQGTPKNDGITLKYYADSNNLKLDIASGAIDVATRSLTPTDIESLKTTDGVQVVSGPGGEIRYVVFNMNTMPGNTPEQKLAIRKAFAYSIDRQEIATQVYKDTYTPLYSYVPAGLPGAATPFKDIYGTKPDVAAATKELSAAGVSTPVTLDIQYNPDHYGPSSDQEYAAVKRQLEATGLFKVNLQSTEWVTYAKERSKDAYPVYQLGWFPDFSDADNYLTPFFDKGNFLNNHFENADISALLASERTDSNPTTRAATLEKIQTEMASKYLSTIPLLQGAQVAVARNGVNGVKDTLNASFQFRYSVLSKS, encoded by the coding sequence GTGAAGAAGAGCACACACCGCCTGGTGACCACGGTCGCCGCCGCGGCCACGGTGGCACTCGCGCTGAGCGCGTGCGGTGCCGGCCGCACCGACAGCACGAGCAGCACGAGCGGGAGCACCACGGCCGCAGGTTCGACCCTGCTGGTCGGCACGACCGACAAGGTCACCGCGATCGACCCGGCCGGCTCGTACGACAACGGCTCGTTCAACATCGAGACCCAGGTCTTCCCCTTCCTCATGAGCTTCAAGCCCGGCGGTGCCGAGCTCGCGCCCGACGCGGCGCAGAGCTGCAAGTACACCTCGGACACCGTCTACACGTGCGTCCTGCGCGACGGCCTGAAGTTCGCCAACGGCGACCCGATCAACGCGTCGACCGTCAAGTTCAGCTTCGACCGCCAGATCGCGATCAACGACCCCAACGGTCCGGCCTCGCTCCTCGGCAACCTCGAGTCCGTCAAGGCCGTCGACGACAAGACGGTCGCGTTCACCCTCAAGACGCCGAACGACCAGACCTTCCCCCAGGTGCTGGCCTCCCCCGCCGGCCCGATCGTCGACGAGAAGGTCTTCAAGGCCGACGCGATCCTCGACGACAACGCGATCGTCGACGCCAAGGCGTTCGCCGGCCCGTACACGATCACCTCGTACAAGAAGAACGAGCTCGTCGTCCTCGCCAAGAACCCTGACTACTCCGGGATCCAGGGAACGCCGAAGAACGACGGCATCACGCTGAAGTACTACGCGGACTCGAACAACCTCAAGCTGGACATCGCCAGCGGCGCGATCGACGTCGCCACGCGGAGCCTGACCCCGACGGACATCGAGAGCCTCAAGACGACGGACGGCGTCCAGGTCGTCTCCGGCCCCGGCGGCGAGATCCGGTACGTCGTGTTCAACATGAACACGATGCCCGGCAACACCCCGGAGCAGAAGCTCGCGATCCGCAAGGCGTTCGCGTACTCGATCGACCGGCAGGAGATCGCGACGCAGGTGTACAAGGACACCTACACGCCGCTGTACTCGTACGTGCCGGCCGGCCTCCCGGGTGCGGCCACGCCGTTCAAGGACATCTACGGCACCAAGCCCGACGTCGCCGCCGCCACCAAGGAGCTCTCCGCCGCCGGTGTCAGCACGCCGGTGACCCTGGACATCCAGTACAACCCGGACCACTACGGCCCGAGCTCGGACCAGGAGTACGCGGCCGTCAAGCGCCAGCTCGAGGCCACCGGGCTCTTCAAGGTCAACCTGCAGTCCACCGAGTGGGTCACCTACGCGAAGGAACGGTCGAAGGACGCGTACCCGGTCTACCAGCTCGGCTGGTTCCCGGACTTCTCCGACGCCGACAACTACCTGACGCCGTTCTTCGACAAGGGGAACTTCCTCAACAACCACTTCGAGAACGCGGACATCAGCGCGCTGCTCGCCTCTGAGCGGACCGACAGCAACCCGACGACCCGCGCCGCCACGCTCGAGAAGATCCAGACCGAGATGGCGTCGAAGTACCTGTCGACCATCCCGCTCCTCCAGGGCGCGCAGGTCGCCGTCGCCCGCAACGGTGTCAACGGCGTGAAGGACACGCTCAACGCGTCCTTCCAGTTCCGGTACTCGGTCCTCAGCAAGAGCTGA
- the glnA gene encoding type I glutamate--ammonia ligase, translating to MFSKPEEVLAFIKSEDVKFVDVRFCDLPGVMQHFNVPAYSLDLDFFVDGQMFDGSSIRGFQAIHESDMKLIPDISTAYLDPFRVEKTLNINFHIVDPYTDEPYSRDPRQVAAKAEAYLRSTGIADTAFFAPEAEFYIFDDVRFETKQNASYVYIDSIEAAWNTGRVEEGGNLGHKTPYKGGYFPVPPVDMFADIRDQISLQLDALGLGVERAHHEVGTAGQAEINYRFDELAKSADKVQLFKYVVKNVAHANGRTATFMPKPLFGDNGSGMHVHQSLWKDGKPLFFDEKGYGGLSDLARWYIGGLLKHAPSLLAFTNPTVNSYHRLVPGFEAPVNLVYSARNRSACIRIPVTGSNPKAKRIEFRVPDPSSNPYLAFAAMLMAGLDGIQNRIEPPEPVDKDLYELPPEEHALIQQVPGSLAEVLDNLEADHDFLTAGNVFTPDLIATWIDYKRSHEVDPIRLRPHPHEFELYYDV from the coding sequence ATGTTCAGCAAGCCAGAGGAAGTCCTGGCGTTCATCAAGAGCGAGGACGTCAAGTTCGTCGACGTGCGGTTCTGTGACCTGCCCGGAGTGATGCAGCACTTCAACGTCCCGGCCTACTCGCTCGACCTGGACTTCTTCGTCGACGGCCAGATGTTCGACGGCTCGTCGATCCGCGGCTTCCAGGCGATCCACGAGTCCGACATGAAGCTCATCCCGGACATCTCGACGGCCTACCTCGACCCGTTCCGGGTCGAGAAGACGCTGAACATCAACTTCCACATCGTGGACCCGTACACGGACGAGCCGTACAGCCGCGACCCGCGCCAGGTCGCCGCGAAGGCCGAGGCCTACCTGCGGTCGACGGGCATCGCCGACACGGCCTTCTTCGCGCCGGAGGCGGAGTTCTACATCTTCGACGACGTCCGCTTCGAGACGAAGCAGAACGCGTCCTACGTGTACATCGACTCGATCGAGGCCGCGTGGAACACCGGCCGCGTCGAGGAGGGTGGCAACCTCGGCCACAAGACCCCGTACAAGGGCGGCTACTTCCCGGTCCCGCCGGTCGACATGTTCGCCGACATCCGCGACCAGATCTCGCTGCAGCTCGACGCGCTGGGCCTCGGTGTCGAGCGCGCGCACCACGAGGTCGGCACGGCCGGTCAGGCGGAGATCAACTACCGCTTCGACGAGCTCGCCAAGTCGGCGGACAAGGTGCAGCTCTTCAAGTACGTCGTGAAGAACGTCGCGCACGCGAACGGTCGCACCGCGACCTTCATGCCGAAGCCGCTCTTCGGCGACAACGGCTCGGGCATGCACGTCCACCAGTCCCTCTGGAAGGACGGCAAGCCGCTGTTCTTCGACGAGAAGGGCTACGGCGGGCTCTCCGACCTCGCACGCTGGTACATCGGCGGGCTCCTCAAGCACGCTCCGTCGCTCCTGGCGTTCACCAACCCGACGGTGAACTCGTACCACCGCCTGGTCCCCGGCTTCGAGGCCCCGGTCAACCTGGTCTACTCGGCCCGTAACCGCTCGGCCTGCATCCGCATCCCGGTCACCGGGTCGAACCCGAAGGCCAAGCGCATCGAGTTCCGCGTGCCGGACCCGTCGAGCAACCCGTACCTCGCCTTCGCGGCGATGCTGATGGCCGGCCTCGACGGCATCCAGAACCGCATCGAGCCGCCGGAGCCGGTCGACAAGGACCTCTACGAGCTGCCGCCGGAGGAGCACGCGCTCATCCAGCAGGTCCCGGGCTCGCTCGCCGAGGTGCTCGACAACCTCGAGGCCGACCACGACTTCCTCACGGCGGGCAACGTCTTCACGCCCGACCTGATCGCGACGTGGATCGACTACAAGCGTTCGCACGAGGTCGACCCGATCCGGCTGCGCCCGCACCCGCACGAGTTCGAGCTCTACTACGACGTCTGA
- a CDS encoding RDD family protein: MATREDMGSWLEGGPSDDSATRGSRLGLPETGSGSLAPIGRRVVALFVDWALCTLIASAFLRGTALGPVVVLGVESVVLVGTAGATIGHRLLGLVVRTPDGAPAGPLRALVRTVLLCLVVPAVVWDADGRGMHDRAAGTVIVRR; the protein is encoded by the coding sequence ATGGCAACGCGAGAGGACATGGGGTCCTGGCTCGAGGGCGGACCGAGCGATGACAGCGCGACGCGCGGCTCACGCCTCGGGCTCCCGGAGACCGGGTCGGGCTCCCTCGCCCCGATCGGGCGACGGGTCGTGGCGCTGTTCGTCGACTGGGCGCTCTGCACGCTCATCGCGTCGGCGTTCCTGCGTGGGACGGCGCTGGGCCCGGTCGTCGTCCTCGGCGTCGAGTCCGTCGTCCTGGTGGGGACGGCGGGCGCGACGATCGGGCATCGGCTGCTCGGTCTGGTCGTCCGGACCCCCGACGGCGCACCCGCGGGACCGCTGCGCGCCCTCGTGCGGACGGTGCTGCTGTGCCTCGTGGTCCCGGCGGTCGTCTGGGACGCGGACGGCCGCGGCATGCACGACCGTGCGGCCGGGACGGTCATCGTCCGTCGATGA
- a CDS encoding DUF4191 domain-containing protein → MARKNSDASVGPSTSKPRWYRQLWQAYRMTREVDPSVLWWMLTTVVGTLVVFLIIGIFTNSPVFWLIMGLPFGVLGATIILARRAEKAAYGRLEGQPGASLAALGTIRRGWEFGDEPVAVDPRTKDLVFRGVGRPGIVLIGEGPAGRVDKLLESERKRTTRVLPTVPITTIQVGHGAGQVELRSLPRTVQRLKPALTKQEVAEVSKRMRALGATRLPVPKGVDPMRARPDRKGMRGR, encoded by the coding sequence ATGGCCCGCAAGAACTCCGACGCGTCCGTCGGCCCGTCCACCTCGAAGCCCCGGTGGTACCGCCAGCTCTGGCAGGCGTACCGGATGACCCGCGAGGTCGACCCCTCGGTCCTGTGGTGGATGCTGACCACCGTCGTCGGCACGCTCGTGGTGTTCCTGATCATCGGGATCTTCACGAACAGCCCCGTGTTCTGGCTGATCATGGGCCTGCCGTTCGGGGTCCTCGGTGCGACGATCATCCTGGCGCGGCGAGCGGAGAAGGCCGCCTACGGGCGCCTCGAAGGCCAGCCCGGCGCCTCTCTCGCGGCCCTCGGGACGATCCGGCGCGGCTGGGAGTTCGGTGACGAGCCGGTCGCGGTGGACCCGCGGACCAAGGACCTCGTCTTCCGCGGTGTCGGACGCCCCGGCATCGTCCTGATCGGCGAGGGGCCCGCCGGACGCGTCGACAAGCTGCTCGAGAGCGAGCGGAAGCGGACGACGCGCGTGCTCCCGACCGTGCCGATCACGACGATCCAGGTCGGACACGGGGCCGGACAGGTCGAGCTCCGCTCCCTCCCCCGGACGGTGCAGCGCCTCAAGCCGGCGCTGACCAAGCAGGAGGTCGCCGAGGTCAGCAAGCGGATGCGCGCTCTCGGTGCGACACGGCTGCCGGTCCCGAAGGGCGTGGACCCGATGCGCGCGCGTCCCGACCGCAAGGGCATGCGCGGCCGCTGA
- the lipA gene encoding lipoyl synthase, whose product MTIAPEGRRMLRVEARNAETPIEKKPDWIRTRATMGPEYSELKGLVRSGGLHTVCEEAGCPNIFECWEDREATFLIGGDQCTRRCDFCQIDTGKPTDLDTDEPRRVAESVLAMGLRYSTVTGVARDDLADGGAWLYAETVRQIHSLNPGTGVELLIPDFNAEPGLLAEVFASRPEVLGHNLETVPRIFKAIRPGFRYERSLSVLTAAHDAGLVTKSNLILGMGETYDEIVEALEALHGAGCDLLTITQYLRPSVRHHPVDRWVRPEEFVALAEEAERIGFLGVMSGPLVRSSYRAGRLWGQAMRRRGEEIPAALAHLAEPTSSRQEARSLLSR is encoded by the coding sequence GTGACCATTGCACCCGAGGGACGCAGGATGCTGCGCGTCGAGGCCCGCAACGCGGAGACGCCGATCGAGAAGAAGCCCGACTGGATCCGGACGCGCGCCACCATGGGCCCCGAGTACTCAGAGCTCAAGGGGCTGGTCAGGAGCGGCGGGCTGCACACGGTGTGCGAGGAAGCCGGCTGCCCGAACATCTTCGAGTGCTGGGAGGACCGCGAGGCGACGTTCCTCATCGGTGGCGACCAGTGCACGCGCCGCTGCGACTTCTGCCAGATCGACACCGGGAAGCCGACCGACCTCGACACCGACGAGCCGCGTCGCGTGGCCGAGTCCGTCCTCGCGATGGGGCTGCGGTACTCGACGGTCACCGGCGTGGCCCGCGACGACCTCGCCGACGGCGGCGCCTGGCTGTACGCGGAGACCGTGCGCCAGATCCACTCGCTCAACCCCGGGACCGGAGTCGAGCTCCTGATCCCCGACTTCAACGCCGAGCCTGGCCTGCTCGCCGAGGTCTTCGCGTCGCGCCCCGAGGTGCTCGGCCACAACCTCGAGACCGTGCCGCGGATCTTCAAGGCGATCCGACCTGGCTTCCGGTACGAACGCTCGCTGTCGGTTCTCACCGCCGCGCACGACGCCGGTCTCGTGACGAAGTCGAACCTGATCCTCGGCATGGGCGAGACCTATGACGAGATCGTCGAGGCCCTCGAGGCGCTGCACGGCGCCGGGTGCGACCTCCTCACGATCACCCAGTACCTGCGCCCGTCGGTCCGCCACCACCCCGTCGACCGCTGGGTCCGCCCGGAGGAGTTCGTCGCGCTCGCCGAGGAGGCCGAACGCATCGGGTTCCTCGGGGTGATGTCCGGTCCGCTGGTGCGGTCGTCGTACCGCGCCGGGCGCCTCTGGGGCCAGGCCATGCGCCGCCGCGGCGAGGAGATCCCGGCTGCGCTCGCGCATCTTGCCGAGCCGACGAGCTCCCGCCAGGAGGCCCGGAGCCTGCTCTCCCGCTGA
- the lipB gene encoding lipoyl(octanoyl) transferase LipB codes for MQFVELDLGTRHADYRETWERQRAVHHEVQTGTRPDTVLLCEHASVYTAGRRTASWDRPVDGTEVVEVDRGGKITWHGPGQLVAYPIVRLAEPVDVVRYVRALEQALIDTCADLGLDAIRVEGRSGVWFPADAPDVPSPRRARKVAAIGVRVAKGVTMHGIALNCDADLEAFTRIVPCGIPDADVTSLSLEAGHPIRIADVVGIVQRHLEAALTPLIAPPIVDPVVSALPAS; via the coding sequence ATGCAGTTCGTCGAGCTCGACCTCGGAACCCGGCACGCCGACTACCGGGAGACCTGGGAGAGGCAGCGCGCCGTCCACCACGAGGTCCAGACCGGGACCCGACCCGACACCGTCCTGCTGTGCGAGCACGCGAGCGTCTACACCGCAGGGCGGCGTACGGCCTCGTGGGACCGTCCGGTCGACGGCACCGAGGTGGTCGAGGTCGACCGCGGCGGCAAGATCACCTGGCACGGCCCCGGCCAGCTCGTCGCGTACCCGATCGTCCGGCTGGCCGAGCCGGTCGACGTCGTGCGCTACGTGCGCGCGCTCGAGCAGGCCCTCATCGACACCTGCGCCGACCTAGGGCTCGACGCCATCCGGGTCGAGGGCCGCAGCGGGGTCTGGTTCCCCGCCGACGCCCCCGACGTGCCCTCACCGCGGCGCGCCCGGAAGGTCGCCGCGATCGGCGTCCGGGTGGCCAAGGGCGTGACCATGCACGGGATCGCCCTCAACTGCGACGCCGACCTCGAGGCGTTCACCAGGATCGTGCCGTGCGGCATCCCGGACGCGGACGTCACCTCGCTCTCGCTCGAGGCCGGCCACCCGATCCGCATCGCCGACGTCGTCGGGATCGTGCAGAGGCACCTCGAGGCGGCACTCACCCCGCTCATCGCGCCTCCGATCGTCGACCCTGTCGTCTCGGCGCTCCCCGCGTCCTGA
- a CDS encoding MarR family winged helix-turn-helix transcriptional regulator: MADDIATWPTGRLLAAAARRVEREWNAHLSAWDLNHASLPVIVILAYADHSQRELAAATGVTEQTMSRILERMERTGYVTRIAHPGDRRRHVISLTAAGRSVLADAADPAPAEEMATRGLTPEQVDELRELLTLMVTAHDHVPDAPPGTPSTAG, encoded by the coding sequence GTGGCCGACGACATCGCCACCTGGCCGACCGGCCGTCTGCTCGCGGCAGCCGCCAGGCGCGTCGAGCGCGAGTGGAACGCCCACCTCAGCGCCTGGGACCTCAACCACGCGAGCCTCCCGGTGATCGTCATCCTGGCGTACGCAGACCACTCCCAGCGCGAGCTCGCCGCAGCGACCGGCGTCACCGAGCAGACCATGAGCCGCATCCTGGAGCGGATGGAGCGCACCGGGTACGTGACGCGCATCGCCCATCCCGGTGACCGACGCCGCCACGTGATCTCGCTCACCGCGGCCGGGCGCTCGGTGCTCGCGGACGCAGCCGACCCGGCCCCCGCCGAGGAGATGGCGACGCGCGGCCTGACGCCGGAACAGGTCGACGAGCTCCGCGAGCTGCTCACCCTGATGGTCACGGCCCACGACCACGTCCCCGACGCACCGCCGGGCACGCCCAGCACCGCGGGTTAG
- a CDS encoding MMPL family transporter: MILSMLSNSRGAVLRAVLVVVALVAWLGVGSVGGMAQGKLSTVQTNDAEAFLPSSAESTRADALGRAFVDTKTLPALLVVTTAQGGPVTAEQTAAVRTVAAGLPRLSLPGAGPGDPTTIGDLLAGDPIVTPSTDGQALLVIIPVASTSAATLLADGTSSTVALVSAVRAAAASTLASDGLQSWVTGPAGFVADLVNAFGGIDGILLLVALLAVLLILVLVYRSPLLPFVVILTAVFGLSLAGLVVYQLALHGVLVLNGQAQGILSILVVGAAVDYSLLVVARYREELHRVDSPYDAMRRAVRFSIAPISASAATVAVGLLCLLFSDLASNRSLGPVAAIGIASAYLAAMTFLPALLLVGGRRARFYFWPRIPRSGPAITRPETDGAAAAGVWPRVAAVVGRRARPVWVVTALALALGAAFLPTFRASGTSQTDVFLTSVDAVAGEKVLAQHFEAGLVQPSFVVAPATDRAAVLAAVDATPGVASAAVVSAATAGPPGTAPSDAAPTVVDGNIRIDVVTTAASDTQAAVATVRELRTAVHAVSPDALVGGVAAQSLDSQLSGERDLRVIVPAVLLVILLILMLLLRSVVAAVLLMAANVLSFAATLGVAAILFTHVFGFPGADPAVPLYAFCFLVALGVDYSIFLMTRVREEAADVGTRVGVLRGLAVTGAVITSAGVVLAATFAALGVIPLLFLAELAFIVAFGVLLDTFVVRSLLVPALVHDIGRRAWWPGSLARAAE, from the coding sequence ATGATACTCAGCATGCTGAGTAATTCCCGAGGTGCCGTGCTGAGAGCCGTGCTCGTCGTCGTCGCGCTCGTCGCGTGGCTCGGCGTGGGCTCGGTCGGCGGCATGGCGCAGGGCAAGCTGAGCACCGTCCAGACGAACGACGCCGAGGCGTTCCTGCCGTCGAGCGCCGAGTCGACCCGGGCGGACGCGCTCGGCCGGGCCTTCGTCGACACCAAGACCCTGCCGGCGCTCCTCGTGGTCACGACGGCGCAGGGCGGCCCGGTGACCGCCGAGCAGACGGCCGCGGTCCGCACCGTCGCCGCGGGCCTCCCACGCCTGTCCCTCCCCGGAGCCGGTCCGGGGGACCCCACCACGATCGGCGACCTGCTGGCCGGGGACCCGATCGTCACGCCGTCGACGGACGGGCAGGCGCTCCTCGTGATCATCCCGGTGGCCTCGACGTCCGCGGCGACCCTGCTCGCGGACGGCACGAGCTCGACCGTCGCGCTCGTGTCCGCGGTCCGCGCCGCCGCTGCGTCCACCTTGGCCTCAGACGGCCTGCAGAGCTGGGTCACGGGCCCCGCGGGCTTCGTCGCCGACCTCGTCAACGCCTTCGGGGGGATCGACGGCATCCTCCTGCTCGTCGCCCTCCTCGCGGTGCTCCTCATCCTGGTGCTCGTCTACCGCTCGCCGCTGCTGCCGTTCGTCGTGATCCTCACCGCCGTGTTCGGTCTCAGCCTCGCCGGCCTCGTGGTCTACCAGCTCGCGCTGCACGGCGTCCTGGTGCTGAACGGCCAGGCCCAGGGGATCCTGTCGATCCTCGTCGTCGGCGCCGCCGTCGACTACTCGCTGCTCGTGGTCGCGCGCTACCGCGAGGAGCTTCATCGGGTCGACAGCCCGTACGACGCCATGCGCCGTGCCGTGCGGTTCTCGATCGCGCCGATCTCGGCCAGCGCGGCCACCGTCGCCGTCGGGCTCCTGTGCCTGCTGTTCTCCGACCTCGCGTCGAACCGCAGCCTCGGGCCGGTGGCCGCGATCGGGATCGCCTCCGCCTACCTGGCTGCGATGACCTTCCTTCCCGCGCTGCTCCTGGTCGGGGGACGGCGCGCGCGGTTCTACTTCTGGCCGCGCATCCCGCGATCGGGGCCCGCGATCACCCGACCGGAGACCGACGGCGCCGCGGCCGCCGGGGTATGGCCCCGGGTCGCCGCCGTCGTCGGCCGCCGCGCGCGACCGGTCTGGGTCGTCACGGCGCTCGCCCTCGCCCTCGGTGCGGCGTTCCTGCCCACGTTCCGTGCGAGCGGCACCAGTCAGACCGACGTCTTCCTCACCTCGGTCGATGCCGTCGCCGGCGAGAAGGTGCTGGCCCAGCACTTCGAGGCCGGGCTCGTCCAGCCGTCCTTCGTGGTCGCCCCGGCGACCGACCGGGCCGCCGTGCTCGCAGCCGTGGACGCGACGCCGGGAGTGGCCTCGGCCGCCGTCGTCAGCGCGGCGACGGCAGGGCCGCCCGGAACAGCTCCGTCGGACGCGGCGCCGACGGTCGTCGACGGGAACATCCGCATCGACGTGGTCACGACGGCCGCCTCGGACACGCAGGCGGCGGTCGCGACCGTCCGCGAGCTGCGGACGGCCGTGCATGCCGTGTCGCCGGACGCGCTGGTCGGCGGGGTCGCCGCGCAGTCCCTCGACTCGCAGCTCAGCGGGGAGCGTGACCTCCGGGTGATCGTGCCCGCGGTCCTCCTCGTGATCCTCCTCATCCTCATGCTGCTGCTGCGGTCCGTCGTCGCCGCGGTGCTGCTCATGGCCGCCAACGTCCTCTCGTTCGCGGCGACGCTCGGAGTCGCGGCGATCCTCTTCACCCACGTCTTCGGGTTCCCCGGAGCGGATCCCGCGGTACCGCTCTACGCGTTCTGCTTCCTCGTCGCGCTCGGTGTCGACTACTCGATCTTCCTGATGACGCGCGTGCGCGAGGAGGCTGCAGACGTGGGCACCCGAGTCGGCGTCCTGCGTGGGCTCGCCGTCACGGGCGCCGTGATCACGTCCGCCGGCGTCGTGCTCGCGGCGACGTTCGCCGCCCTCGGCGTGATCCCGCTGCTGTTCCTCGCGGAGCTCGCCTTCATCGTCGCGTTCGGGGTCCTGCTCGACACGTTCGTGGTCCGCAGCCTGCTCGTCCCTGCGCTCGTCCACGACATCGGGCGCCGGGCCTGGTGGCCGGGGTCGCTCGCGCGGGCCGCCGAGTGA